The Silurus meridionalis isolate SWU-2019-XX chromosome 26, ASM1480568v1, whole genome shotgun sequence region CTCATCCACCTCCATGGCCTTCACTCTAGAGTCATACTCAGTGGGAAGAGTCTCCAGAATCAGATACGAGTCCTTATTAACACCCTAAACGCACACAAACGCAGAGTAAATAAAAGTTTGTCAACTTTTCTATACAATTAATGtttcttaaataaaagaaaagtaaaaatgttgacAAACCACAAGATCTCCAGGTTTCAGTTTCTCAGCATCAACCAAACCAATGACAGGCAGGAAATACGTCTGCAGAAATGAAGCATCACAACAGCCCAAAGAGGAGAAGCTCAGTGTTATTGTGGTCAGTGGGCTTTAGATCTTACAGTCAGAAAGACGTGCGGTACGTCTGACCCACCTGTCGTGTGGACGTTTTGATGACTGCACATTTCCCTTTTCTCTGCGAGTCCAGATCGATGTTGGCTCCGTCCTCCTCCTGATCGTTAGGGTCCACGTCCAGGAGCTGCGAAACACACAGGTCccaatacacatacatttaccacttatgaacatcttattcacaCAAATGAGGTTAAGGGACTTGCCCAAGGGCCCCAGCTGTGGCAGCTTAATGGTGGtaagatttaaactcatgaccttcagatcagaaTTCCAACATATTAACTTCTGAACTTCTCCTACACACATCATACAAGACTGGAGGCTACACAACCAGCCCCAGACTGCAGGGAAAATAATGCTCATGTCAATGTTTAGAGTTCCTTTTGTCTCCTTTTGTCACCATTAAACAAatggtgattttttattttgtatataatctGATAGCtggaatggaataaaaaaaaagacaacacacCACAGACTAATAAGTCCTACGTCCTGTCCTGGACTGTACCATtttcaaaatgcaaacaaaacatttgtttctattgatatttaaaaacacaacgatgtgcaaaaaaaacttgttttccaacaaatatttgaataataaacTCTCCGTTTGTGgacattgtgttgttttttttatgttagaaCAGGATGTGAGCTCTAACTCCTAACCCTGAACACTCTGCTCACCTCTATAACGTTCGAGACCAGATACGGCAGAGTTTTATTCACTTTGATCTTCTCAGTGTTTTCTTTGATTTTGTCCTTCATGGCCTGGAGCTCATGGGTGACCCTCAGCACCTCGCTCTTCATGATCTGGAACAGACACAAAGCAGGTTACAGGTGAGCCAGGAGGCTTCAAAACTCATCATCAGGACTGTCATCAGCTTACTTTAATTTCACTGTCCAGCAGCCTGGTTCGCTGCACGATCTCCTCAGTGGACATCTTCAGGACTTCCTCACCGATCCCATCCTGTccagtgcaagaaaaaaaaaatgctcagaaATAGAATAAAGATTTATACTCTAGAACTCAAGTTTACAGCTCTGGGGGTCAAAACTGggcatgttttaatattttatagtctgtttctaaaagaagaaaaaattataacCTAATTGTAGCTCTAACACATGACTACTTGGGAATTACAGCTGCTAGCTTGCTAACAATGAAGTGCTAACTAGCTATTGATCTCCTAGCCATCAGAAAGACTTCAGCTgtaatcaatatttattttacattaatccAAAACTTCTATTTGTCGTTAAAAATCTGTAAAGGAGTAGATTTAGTGCTCTGAATTCGCTAAATAATGATTCGACTCTGAAAATTCACTGTGTCATGCTACAGCACTCCGGATAGCGGCACCGACGAGGAATTAGCATCCTGCTACTTGTCGGTTTATCGCCATTAAACTCCACAAACAGCGAGTGCATTTTACTCACGTATCAAACGTGGCAGCTGTAatacagaaacagagagagaaagaaccaaaaaaaaagagttatttAAAACTAACCTCCACTTCATCCCAAACTGATCTGTCATTCAAAGACGCCATCTTGCAGCTCTGTGACGTTTCTTCTTTGCTAATGTTTGTATATCACCAACACCGCCGGGGAGCGCTTCCGCCCCCTTCAGGCGTGATGGAAGAACTACTAATGATGGCTGTttatgaacgattcgttcattttgaacgacTCTTTAATGCGACTCAGAAGAACCACTCGACTCACAaagtgattcattcattttgaaccggttatgtacaggaaacggAATTAAATCGTTTATatctcgactcttctagtccgagtcgttcATTCTTTCATCACGTGATCGCCATAGACACCTTGCAGTGAATACGTTACACACAATTATGCGTAAAAcgtgaaacagaattgagtcgtTCATCTCACGATTCCTGGCGCGAGACAGCAAAcatgttgatgtgctgaaaCCGGTTCagtgagaagaagaaatattAATCATATCAACACTGCTGTTCTGCACAACATTGTAGCACAAATATACTTATTTTAGTCCTTCACTCTGTGCAGTCATGTAGctccagggttctggagaaacatctCATATCACCGTGTACTGTGGCAGTAATGTATGTTTGGAATCACAATAAATCTCTTGTCTTGGTGTACAGATCATTAGAATACACAACACCACGTCAAAAGTCACAGCACAAATCTTTTATTAGTAATGTAATTATGATGTCATTTCCATAAAAAAGTTCTAGCAGCCCTGGAGGATCAAcattactgtttattttcattagcAGAATTGCATTTTTAAATTTCAGTCCCACCACATCATCCAAACCAAATACTCGACCCATATTCTTTACAAATCCGCAATATAGTTCAATCATTTCACTCTTTCACATCGATGTAAGAAATCAGCTGAGAGCCAATGATGTGACATAAACGTGTTTAACCTCAAAAATCAGATCATGCTGTTTCCTATTGCTCATTTTTCCATCAAGGGTGCCATTAAATCTGGTGTGGGCTGTATTACAGTGAAATAAGTCACATACGAGTCTGATATGACGAAGAAAATACACGGGGGAAAATGAAGTTACTTTAATGCTCCTGCACAATGACACAAATCTGACAGAAATCCTGTAAATGAGTTCTCAGAATGAAGTCTAATGGGATTTATTCAGATGCATTTAGCAAAATATTCAGTTATATCCAAATAAAACGGGACAAAAAACCCCAAGCACACTGATACCTGGATTTATTAGGATCAGTAGAGACTCTTATACAAACATACAGTCTAAATACCTCTGAGGaggccaagtgtgtgtgtgagagaacgtTCACATGGATCACGTCTCTCTAATGGGCTGTACACACTCCATGCTTCCTGTGTGTCGTTCTGGACCGGATGGAGGAACCAGGCACGTCTGAACATTACAGGTTGTGTgagaagacacacacaccaccattcCACATAACTCATTATTTCAATAGCTACAGATGATCATCTGTATCGGAGGAGAACGTTAGTGATGCAGGTAAGTGCTTGGAGAGTTTGGAGAGCAGAGGGATTCTTACGAGACGCGTAAACAAATGGCCTGATTAGAACGGGCTGATTTTTTGAGAGAGGGGGAAAAGCAGGGAAAGGggcaaaattatttatattaatttaaatattacataatcTCCAAGCTGTTGAAAAAGAAACCCCTAGTAATAAAAGTATTTCTGGtacaaatatcaaaataatgTTTCCAAATCAAAGCAGTGAAATTTATGGGGAAGCTTTTTTCTGGAAGCTGACAGacgaattattaaaaaaaaaaaaaaaaaaaatcatcataaacAAGTGCATACAAAAAACTAGGAGTTTCCACAAACAATCCTTCTCATGTATATCGAGTTTGCTGTTGGCATTTCATTTATTCAGAGAAATCGTTTCTGGAAACCGGAGTACAACTTCCCCGCCGGGACCTTCCTGAAGAATAAACTGTTGCCTCTGCTCATATTACcctgagagatggagagagaaaagtaCAGACAAATCAAACAAACTTCCATCAGTCACTGACCAACTCAAACAAAACAGCacagaaagaagagagaaaacagtAGAGCAGAAAAACATCGTGTTCACACTGATCTGAACTGCACTTCAGAGTTTAATCATCAGGTGCAGCAGCACGTGTGAAGCTCTAAAGAACGATGAGAAACTGCCGTATCTGTTAAACACCAGGACActtatttcatgtatttttgaacTTGAAACTATTTAATGTTTATGATTTAAAACttgatattttaataaagtgACATTTTTTAACTTAGTATTTCATTATGATTTTTTGGGTGATTGAGGGAAGTgacgtaaaaaaataaataaaattcacccCTCTGAAGTGGCAGAAGAAGTTTGAGGACCACTGGTTTAGACTGACATGATACTAAGGTCAGAGGTTAATCATGTCAATAAATAATGACTAATCACTCAGCTGGCAAACCAGCATCCTCATGACCAATTCAAACTAGAACCTGTGTGTTTCCTCACCTCCTGGCTCAGGTGTCTCCAGCAGTCAATCCAGGTGTGATAGCTTTCAGCATAAGGTGGTAAACCCCCTGCCAACCTGGAACAAATACAGAAAGAATTCATGGTGAGATTTACAAAACCAGCAGTTCATTGAAACGTCGCCAGTTACCTGAAGAAATAATGCAGGAAACTAGATTTCATGTAGTAAATTTACTCAACACTTTGGCCATCAAATAGGACACTGAGGGTGAGGGAGGACACATTCATTTCAAAACAGATCTTCAGAGCTGAAAAACTCTCCACAGATCACAGGTAGAAACGGTACGGGGTCGCAGTGGAAACACCACCTCTCACTTTTAGATCCGTTTATAAATCAGCTAAACTTTAGGTTTATTGCTTATTTTCTTTTAGAGCAAATGATTTATGGTTTTCGAATCAactcaaaataaacatcttattCCTCCAAGTGCCTGATGATTACAAAAAAATCCTGTACACACACGAACTTCACACAACCACTTTCAAATGATCACAACAATTACAAAGATTAGTTTTAATGTACGCCTGTAattattcctttattttctcTGAAATTGTGATGAACATTTTAACCAAAACAATTCAGCTGAAAAAGTCATTCTGAAGTTCAGTCCTACTGTCTGTGTAGATGTTTGTGTAACATTCCCATGTTAGTGAAAGTGTCCTCAAGATTCTCTGAtttcctctcaaaatgtccCTGTAGGCAGACTGATTACTCCAAACTGCCCATTAGTATAAACTGGACCTTCATGTTGGTTGTTACATCCGCATGCTGTCCAAACACAGATTTACTTTAGAGTTCTCAAGCAAAAAACTGAAAGATCAGCAGGTCTGGATatgatatttaataaaacatgctCATCATTTCTATAAAGAGACGGTTTCAGAAAGAGCAGTGGGGATTTTTAAACCTTTTCATACAGATATATTGTCTACTTGTCATGAGATTAATGTTGCTAACGTCCTCGAGGctgctttttatttcactttcacattattgtttgggttttttcctgtttccctgaATACGGCACACAGAATGTAGAACAAGGCATGTTACAACTGTTCAGTAAAACTacatcaaaatatattacaaaagcCAAAGTCTAGTGCAGAAATAACACTAATTATTCACTGTCTTCATTACGCACATCAAACACAAGTCTATTAACTCGAATAAAAGCAGTAAAGTATGTGGGAAGGCGTTTAACAATTTGAGACTTTGGCCATAAAGACCAAGCATGAGAAATGAGGGCCTCCATTACACACGGCTCTATATGACGTTtattaggaaaataaaataacaacatGGCACGTGTTTTAGTCTGCACAGTGATTATGTTCATGTGTGCAGCAGCAGGATTTTAGGGCCATGCAGGAGGAACTACACTGAGAAACTACACTAGAGACTAAATTATAGAAACTACTTGGTTCTGTTAACATAACAAATTTACCACAATTGATCCTTTTAGAAGTCAAAACTTCGAGAGGAACATAAACTATTCCAAGCAGATTAAACTTGGCCACCAAAAGCACAAGGCAGGCAGTGACTTACCCACAGTTATTGATCGCCATCATGTTGGAGACCAACACAAAAGGGTATGTCAGCATACTGGCAAAAAACTaattgtcacacacacacacacacacacacacacacacacacacacacacacacacacacacacacacacacacacacacacacacagataaacagatGTCAGTTTGATTATTACTCCAAACATAAcgacatacaaaaaaaaaaaaaaatagtgtgcttcttttgtatttatttatttatatttgtaataaaaacgtTTAAAAAGTGCTGAATTATTCGTGCGCTAATAAAATTTGTCGTTAAAAAGAGTTTGCATTAACATGTTATTAACACGTTAATTTTGAAAGCCctaaaaaagattataaaaaaattggtAAGTCCCTTTCCCTGAGCCTTTTAGCCTGAGGGGTTGTTGGTCCCGGTTTAGGTTTTGGACCTTCGCTGACCCACTGAGCTCCTGGCTGGCTCGCCAAACAAATTATGAAAGGTATATGTAGTAGTGCTGCAGCTTTCGATTATATTattaatcgagtattctacagATTATTCAATCGATTAATCCGAtgagaagtactttttctttattagagagcaaaattaaatatacaagataaaataaatggatCTTAAttaagttgtttcctgttttgttgaaatattagcatttttgttgttgaaCTTGCCTAGGAGAATTTACAAATAATTGCGAACAAATAATTTGCCCTgatgcatttttatattcaaattacttaaggaatcgtttcagccctggTATGTTCTGACATCTTTTATTGGTAAATCAGTATGtctcaaatataaataataataatatttataatttaattaggTAATAATACTCACTCCAGTGGCAGCCTGAGAGCAGTTCTTTAATTCACTTGTGTGACTCATCTACAACAAAAAGCACATTACAAACCCTTTTAAATACATACTGTTTTCAGCACATCAGATTTTActtaatatatgtaaataaaatgttaattatatcTGAATAAATTTGCACTTACTGAGTCATCTAGTGCATACGAGTTGATAAAGTGAGCAAGCATGTTGCAGATCCACAGAGAGAAGATATCGCCGAGGAGACGTGGGATGAGGCCACTGGAAAATGGACATTAATATATGAGGATAAAGCGACATGGTGCTTCACACTTTTGGCATTTTAAGATTTTAGAATTTTAGTACATACGCAAAAAACCCAAGGATTCCATCTTCTTTGTAGATCGTAATAATGGAGTCAAAAACACCACTGGAGAAAAAATTGCAGAATTGATATTAGAATTAGAGAAAACACTATATGGGCGGCAGGAGGAGGATTGTGGGATGCAGACTGACCTGTACTTGGTTTCTCTTCCGATAAATTGAACCATGCATCTAAGGGTGATCACTGtcatgataataaaaaaagttcaggatacaagcatatatatattataaatgaacTAAGAATATAAAAGCAATACCATGGAATGGATGCGTGACGATTGTAGCACATGAGCGTGCGATCATCTCCTTTGTTGTctatagaggaaaaaaaacagcaatagtatttatttataatgagcTGTAGAGCTGGTAGCATAATACTgtctaaatataatatatatttatataaataaaagggtTGCTTTAGGGAAATTGGTTTAACATAAAGTACATGTGTAAAAtttgtattgtaaataaaattaattctgcacaaaatgcaaaatctggattaaaacaaaacatattggTTTCATGATACGGGGACAGAAACCTTTAGACTGTAAAGAATCCCACCTCATTCACTACGTACTGCAAAGAGCCCTCCTCTTTTTTCTGCCCAATGTTTAGGAccttaaaataaacacagatgTATAACTAATAATAGACTTAATAGCAAAGTAATCTACAGTTCCATTAATCTAgacaaatcacacacaaacacacacacacacacacacacaccttacctTCAGATTGTTCTCATGGCATTTCTGTAgagggtaaaaataaataaagttattaataatctgtatataaataaactcagtGG contains the following coding sequences:
- the mtch2 gene encoding mitochondrial carrier homolog 2, which encodes MAETCGQVLLGSGLTVLSHPLMYIKILVQVGHEPLPPTLGWNLFGRQVHQLPGLFAYAKHIIKIDGKAGLFKGLGPRLCAGTIGTIVHGKVLQKCHENNLKVLNIGQKKEEGSLQYVVNETTKEMIARSCATIVTHPFHVITLRCMVQFIGRETKYSGVFDSIITIYKEDGILGFFAGLIPRLLGDIFSLWICNMLAHFINSYALDDSMSHTSELKNCSQAATGFFASMLTYPFVLVSNMMAINNCGLAGGLPPYAESYHTWIDCWRHLSQEGNMSRGNSLFFRKVPAGKLYSGFQKRFL